The Nicotiana tabacum cultivar K326 chromosome 5, ASM71507v2, whole genome shotgun sequence sequence GTGGAAGTTTTCAAAGTAATAGCAGTGGAAACTTCCATAACATGCCATTATATTCCGTTGCTAATTCAGATGGACTGAGTTATGGAAGCACTGCAACAAAGCTACAGATGGAGCCTGTCTCTTATGGGATAAATAACAAGGAGTATAGGTATATCCATTTTGTCCTCTATGGTTCCTGTTCTTCTTTGATGCATTTTCTCTCGTACTGTTGTGCACTTTAATTATTTGGCTGTATATCTGTTTAAAAATACTGTTTTCTAGTGACAAGTCTTCTGCTCCTATGTTCTGTTGTTTACTATTGCTGATGAAAGATAAGAGTTGCTGGCTGAAATCTTTTACATTTGAAAGGATGCTAagctatgttgcgcggactctccaaaatgctgccgcacccgtgtcggatcctctaaaaatacactacttttgaaggatccgacacgcacccgACGACATTTTCGGAGAGTCGGAGCAACATTATgctaaggcctcatttgtttacACTTAATGGAGGTCTGTATCTTAATTATTTAGATCTCAATATCTTAAATCATTGAGGTCCAAATTATCTTACATACAGAGGTTGAAATACTAGTCTATCATGAGTACTTAGAGGATATCACCAACCATGATATTATCTCGTCATCTGCTTCATCAATTTTAGCTCATCAACTGCTCCGGTATTGTCTGATATGGTTTAGTGTTGATCTTGCCTCTGGCGTAAATGGCATGAAATACTTCACAGGTATCTCCAGGGAATGGTTCCTGATGCTGAGGGCTCATCAGAAGTTTCCGCGAGTGTGAGAAATCTAGGGATGGGTTCTAACACAGACAACATATGGCGTCCACCTCATCCATTCGAGCCTGTAACTAACGCAACAATTGCAAAACAGCAACCCCAACATTGCTTCTTTGGCAATGACATAGATCCACCTGGTATTTTTGTTGACGAAAAAGCCTTTAATGCTATTGAATATCCCTTCCTTTTCCAAATATTTTTACGAATACGCTTTTTTGATGTCGAATACAGTAAAGCAGGAGCCGCATCCAATGCGCTCGTTCTTTGACGAGTGGCCTACATCCAAAGAATCATGGTCCAATCTTGATGATGGATCCAGCAAAAATAATTTCTCCACCACACAGCTCTCCATATCCATTCCAAATGTTCATTCTGGATTCTCTTCAACGAGTACACGTTCCCCTAAATGGTGAAACTTTAGCATCTTTAGCTACCTCTTTTTCCATTATAGTTGCACCTAAGTGTTCCTCAGAAAGCTTATCATAACTCTTGCGCTTTTGTTGCGTGCAGATGCTTGAGGAAGCTGGCGCTGGACTCTTAACTCTAAGGAGTCTGAGGTGCTGAGGGGAGGAATGGTTGTCGTTGTGCTAAGTGACCTCTGTTTGTATGAGTTACATGCACTTTTTATATTACTGGTACATTTAGTCCTTGCATGTGTTTTTATTTGTGCTTCAAATTCGATACTCTTTTAGGCAAAAACTAGATGGCTTATAAGGCAACTGCAACTCAAGTTTgccataaaaaataatgtatttattCAAGTCAGTTTCTGGGTGAGATGATCAGTTTGTGGTTTCTTGCTATGAGATATCAACCCATTTTATGGTTGGAAATTATCTTCTCAAGTCTGGTTAAGTTCATGTGCTTAGGTGCACTTGATGGATGTATCGGATCGTAGAAATGACACAAGGTAGCCACTCTAAACGGATGCTTTTTAAGAATTAGCATGTGCGTCTTGAAACAAATTTTGGGACAAAAATGTCCTGAATTGTCCTgaagatttttaatttaaaatttcagaCAAAACTAGTGTTGGCTTATCTCTAAATAGTATCCATGAGAATGACTATTTGTGCACTTGCCCCCACTTGATCTCTGACTATCCAATTTTCTCAAGGAAACTCTTATCTCATTGCAACCTACACTTGTTCATTACTTTTATAAATTCAAATTCGTTAAGCTACCTAAATTTTAAACTTCGATATTGCATTTTATCTACTAAACTAACTTTTCCATCACCATTTC is a genomic window containing:
- the LOC107821683 gene encoding growth-regulating factor 4-like, translated to MSGTSTSLGVGVGGGGGEVGVLSYDYGFRPPFTAVQWQELEHQAMIYKYLVAGLPVPPDLVVPIRRSFDAISARFFNHPSLSYCSYYGKKFDPEPGRCRRTDGKKWRCSKDAHPDSKYCERHMHRGRNRSRKPVESQSTSQSLSTSMSHITTGSSNRSGSFQSNSSGNFHNMPLYSVANSDGLSYGSTATKLQMEPVSYGINNKEYRYLQGMVPDAEGSSEVSASVRNLGMGSNTDNIWRPPHPFEPVTNATIAKQQPQHCFFGNDIDPPVKQEPHPMRSFFDEWPTSKESWSNLDDGSSKNNFSTTQLSISIPNVHSGFSSTSTRSPK